A segment of the Anguilla anguilla isolate fAngAng1 chromosome 6, fAngAng1.pri, whole genome shotgun sequence genome:
atttattctgaGCCCAAATAGGATGAAAACGAGACGAACAGTAACTCCGGCCCTTCACAACACACACCATGGACAGAGCTTCAAAGCACGGCTAACAGTTGCTTAGCTAGTAAACGAATACTAGTGCCGTGTATGGCAATCTGATTTAGCGTGACACGTGAAGTCGACATGTATGAAGGATATAAATCCATATAACAAGCCATTGGCTGTATCGGTGTCTAGTCATTCACGTTTACATCAGACTGCTGCCTAAAAGCTTGGTTTCTCAAGGGAATAACCTATTAACAGCTAACAGTAACAGCTTCGTAGCTAGCTAAAGGTTGGAAATTCAGCATGTAGGCTAGCTAAATCCACGATCTGTCGCGTGTCTTCTGAAAACAGTGAAGTAACGATCTTTTAACAAACAAGTTACAGACGACTAAACGATGGCAGTCGTTATCTAGCGTAAGGTAGCTAGGGAATAAGTAATAGCTACTGCTTCCAAGTGGACAAGCGACAAGTCTAACGCATTTTGCTGGTGCGTGGCCGAGATGACTACCTCGATGATAGTTCCTGTCATCGATGTACAGGGCAATAATTTCAAGGAGCTGTGGCCAGCAATGCTGTTGGCGATTAAAACGTCCTCTTTCATTGCAGTTGATACAGTGAGTGTGGTTTCATCGTTACCACTGTtattacaagttcacacagCTCAGTTATTTACCTACTACTACACAAAGCATACAAGCTTTGCCCGACAAACGGCTTGCAACCAGTGTTCAGCTACACATTTTCAGGGCTGCACGCGCGTTACTGGCTCAGCGTTTGCTTGTCGAACGGTGCCGTGTTTAGTTAAGTATGCGAATGATGTTGATTTAGCGGGCTACACTAGCTAGCCAATGTAACTCACTCAGAATGTTTCTTCCTTTTGTAGGAGTTGAGTGGGTTGGGAAGCAGAAAGGCCTTACTGGCCGAGTGAGTAAAGTCCGCTCGACTTATTACACCTTTTCGCTTGTAAAAGTGTTCTTGTAACGCCTGTGGCCAGTTATACGATCGTTCTATTTTGCAATTTTATGATAACCTTAATTGATAGAATGTaccaaaaaaagtttaattattGAAGTctgtgcatgacattgtgaaaggCTGAATCTGCAAATGTGTTGCAGCACGTGATTACACCTTTTCTCTTGTAAAAGTGTTCTTGTAACGCCTGTGGCCAGTTATAAGATCATTCTGTTTTGCAGTCTGAATTTTATGATAACCTTCACTGATAGAATGTaccaaaaaaagtttaattattaaagtctgtgcatgacattgtgaaaagCTGCATCTGCAAATGTGTTGCAGCACGTGCAGGTTTTTAATTACGATTATgtattaatgctttttttttttttaaagatcaatCGAAGATAGATACAAAGCCATATGCCATGCGGCTCGCACGCGCTCTGTGCTGTCTTTGGGAATTGCGTGTTACAAAAAACTCGAGAACAAAGTAAGTTTTTAACAAACTGATACAGCTTGGGAACAGCGAGTATAAAGTTCCCTCACAGTGTGACTGTGTCTAATAGTGGATTTCCCCCCCAACAGGCAGATGATACCTACCTGGTGCAGGTGTACAACCTTACTCTGCTCTGTGTAGAAGAGTACATTATCGAGCCCCAGTCCGTGCAGTTTCTGGTTCAGCACGGATTCGACTTCAACAAACAGTACGCCCAGGGCATCCCTTACTACAAGGGCAATGACAAGGTGAGGCCACCCACAGACCGGGTAATGAGTGGCTTTGCACCTCTGCGATAACAGCTCTGCACTCTAATCCTTCATTACAGGAGTGGGAGTCTGGGACCCACACTAGGGATGAGCACTGGCGGTAGTTATTATCGCAGGCAAATTACCTAGGCTGATGTCACCTGCTTGAGCTGGGCTGTGATTTGTGACCTGAACAGCGTAAGGCTGCAGTCAGCACAGTTTAACAGGCAGTGATGTGACAGTGGCCAGAGCTGCTAAACAACATCTTAATTGCAGCCTGACGGTCGTACGATGTTGCTGTGGTGTGTTTGTCAGATACTTTTATTTTCAGCGATCAGCAAGGCTTGCCACCGTctagaaacaaaaatatatatatttttctgtatcaAGAAAGGTGGCCCCACTACAGTGTACACATTATCTTTAAGTATGCTGATTGGCACAGTGCTCCAGCAGCCTACATTTGCCGTGTACTTGTCACAGCAAAAGAAAGGCCCGGCAGTCCTTTCTGAAGGTGACTGAAGAACCTTCAGTTGCTGCCCATGTTAATCTGTTTTTCCACCCGCAGTATAAGTAGATAAAGTTTAGTTGGAGCGGCGTTTATTGCGAGCGGCTCCTGAATAAGCAGAGCTTgtttggtgtgtatgtatgttctgGCAGGCTGCCCCTGAAGGCTGTGTAATTCAGCGTTCGCTTGTGCGTGTTCCTCCAGGGCGGGGACGTCCACGGGCAGAACGTGCGCACGCTGTTCGTGGAGCTGCTCCGCGCGCGCCGCCCGCTGGTGGTGCACAACGGCCTGATCGACATGGTCTTCCTGTACCAGTGCTTCTACGCCCACCTGCCGGAGCGGCTGGGCACCTTCACCGCCGACCTGTCCGAGATGTTCCCCGCCGGCGTCTTCGACACCAAGTACGCCGCCGAGTACGAGCTGCGCTTCGCCGCCTCGTACCTGGAGTACGCCTACAAGAAGTGGTGGGTACCCGCGACGGCGGCCTGCTTGCACGGGGGCCCCCCCCCGGGCTCTGAGGAGAAccaaactgtgtttgagctCGGTCAATATGTGTACAGTGCTAAAGGGATAACAGGTGGTTTTCCAAGTACATTCAGCTTGGATCATTTTGTGTACAGAACAGCCTCATCTAATTTCAGTTATGTACATCATCagttgactttttatttttaggtgtGACAGTTGTAGTGAAAACCAGTTTGCTATCCAGTGTTCCAGTTTGTGCTGGGTATTCTCACCCACAGGATGTTGAACTTAAGGCTCAATGTTACCTTTTCCAATACTTGAAACAGGACGTACTGTAAGTCACGATGGGTTTCTTGGAAGACCTTTAAGAGCTTGAGAAGTGTATCCAGAACGGACATACTGGAGagatttccttttcttttcctctcgcTCAGCAAGCTGGACAACTGTAAGCTGGTGAATGCTGGGGGGAGCAGCCccaacctgttcctggagttctGCAGTTACTCGGGGCATCTGTGCAGCTACGTGGACTACCGGCCCTGCTCGCAGGAGTCCAGCCAGGACGGGCCGCAGGACGTCTGCCTGCGCTTCTCCGTGAGTTCTCCGCCAcgttccccccctcctcctccctgtgtgGACCAGTCCAGCATATCGCCGGGGTGACCCCAGTCACAACCGTACTCGGCCTATGCAGTCCGGGGGTCAGTACCATCTCTCACATTCGAACGGGTAGTGTCGATACGCCTCTGTCCAGGCTTTCATTCAATCGCGGGTGCTCTGTGACCACGGCATGGTGCATTTGGTGTGCCATTACTGATAAAGGACAATTGCAACTCTGGGCTTACGCGATTCAACCAGGAAAGCGATGCAACCACAGCTTACAGATGCACCTTGTAGCATGGATTGCTTGTAGAGTGAAAACGGGTCACACTGTCTATACAGTTGAAAtcctaattaaattaaatgtttattttaatggattACAGAAAGCAAGAACCTTTTCTACATCTGGAGGGTtggttttctcctctctccGTCACCTTGTccttttgggggagggggggctgtaaAGGATGTGTCACAGGGAAAGGAGTCCTGTCCCGTGAACAGGTGGCTAACCTGACTGCTCTGTCTGACAGGCCTACGGCTGGTGCCCCAGCGGATCCAGCTGTCCCATGTCCCACAACACAGACCTCATCATTCAGCAGGATGAGAAGACCAAGGAGAacaagaggaggaagaggaaaaagaggaAGCACAAGGCCAATcaggaggcggggggcggggagggaggcTGCCTCTCCCCGAACAAGAAGCCATGTCTGGAGGAGGGGTCCTCTGAGCACAAAGAAGGGGAACTGGCCATGGAGACGCTGCCTGCCAAAGAAGGGGAACTGGCCACGGGGACGTCCCCTCCCACTGAGCCGGAACCAATGAACGACCAGccccaggtggaggaggagcctCAGACCGACGCGCACGTGTTGACCGACGAGGGAAACGGTGGGAACGGGGTCTGCGAGCCTCAGCCCccgccagcagagggcgctccCGAGAGCCAGCCGCCCGGCGGGAAGACGGCGGCCCAAGCCAAGAAGGCCGAGGGCGGCACTCACCGGGCGGGATTCGACGCCTTCATGACCGGGTACATCTTCTCCTTCGCCTGCACCCTGAAGCGCAGCCCAGACGAGCCGAGCTCAGAGAGCCTCCTCCCCGAGTGCCTGAACAAGCTCTACCTCAGCGGAAAGTCCGTCCCCCTGCACATCGCCAAGAGCACCTTCTCCAAGTCCTCCAAAGCCCACACCCACAAGATGGAGGTCGTGTGGGGGAAGAGCTGATCTGGCTGTTCGGTGGTGAAACTTTCCGTTCGGTTTAACCACATACATCCCGTGttggcagacctgggtcaaatacttttctgtgctctgttgatcttgcctggtgtaattgagcccgccagtatgaccagaaggtaggatttgcactttttgagagtatttcattggttctaaTACCCCAGACGAGATCAGTacagcgtagaaaagtatttgaatccaaaatgcgtatttgacccaggtctacGTGTTGGACACTGATCCTGTTTTGTAAAGGATACTTAAGCGTTTCATTTCCAGGTCAgtggtaaatatatttttaatagaatTTGGTTGAAAAGGCGTTTTATACAAAAGATTAACAAAAAACTGGTTGGTGAACGAATTAAACACCTTTTTCTTTACGCGCTGCCCTGACTGAATTTTTTTAAGCACTTGACAGGAACTGCATAAACCACACAGGAAGGACAGCCATGTCAGGGTCTCCTTTCTCTTTAACCCATAGAGGCCAGAGCATGATCTGATCTGTGAGTCATTTTCCATCATCAGTCAGCAGGAGTCAGTTCTGTTTCCACTGTTTTGCCATTAAATCCAGCGAGGCCAAAATTAGAAGGGTAAGCGAGTTAGCCCAACGATTATATTATCAAAACGAATTGGCACAGGCCATTTTGGACATAGAGAATGCATTATGCCGGGTCAGGGGGGCCTTCTTTCAACTTCAATAAATTTGACACGTGCAGTagtattaaatttatttttaaagcgaTCAAAAGTACATACATATGCTTATATATAGAcactgttctttttaaaaacattttgtaaaaagcaatgtttctgaaaaattcTAGTCCTGATCTGTCTTTGGTTTAAATACACACTTTGCGGTtcttgcacaaacacaaatttacAGTATCGGAACAGTCAGGATTTCAGAGCCAACAACTGACAAAGAACAGGCTGGAAACTACCCAAAACAAGGCATTCATTACATCAAAAGAAATCCCGGTATTTTACAAAGACTATATTAAGTATCTTAAACATGGAAGTCTTTACAGTTACAGAAATAAGACATAGcaatttctttttataaatatcaaaataaattccCTCTGTAAAATGTAGCTATCCCATTGCAGTTAATGTATTGCATAGAAATgtagtgacaaaaaaaaaagaaaactgcagacATGGttaaatatacatgtatactTTTCCTTTCAAGTGCAATTTGTTTTTAAGTAGTAACAGGCTAGGATTTCTCTGTAGCCCTGAAGATGAAAAGTGTGAGAAAGATCCGTGTCGACTTCACAGACTAGCAGTCCGCTGAGACCACGTGGGTGCTCCTCTCTAAGGATCCAGTGGCATTTGTAGCCCCTTCAAAAAGCAAATGGCGACAAAAACGACCCAAATCCCTTTAAAAGCAGTTCTACACCACGGTGTTAAAAATGAAGGAGAGACACTGTCAGCCTATTCGTATTTTGAACTTTAGCTTCAGACACATCCACCTACGTAGATGAATCACTAAGAATtagggaagcagagagaggctTAATCGCCACCTTTGAGTAAACCAATCAAAATGGAGGCCGACTCTAGTGACGAGTGCCATTTGGAAAAGACTTTGTCCACTTGGCTGTTCTTGTAACAGTGCACCAGGGAAGTCTCAAATTAGATGGCTTTGTGGCTTATAATAAACTTACACTCTCGATAACATTGGAGGTTAAGACTTGTGCACACTGGGTTAGGATGTAATGTCTTCCACATTCTTAAAGTGCTCCCAATTAGAAAAGAGAGTGCGATAAATCTTCACAAGTGGCAATTTTAATGACTAGGAAGACTTATGGAAGGAAACCATTTCCTTTTTCGTAAAAGGGAGGTCTTAAAAGGGAAGCATTCAACATTCTTTTAAATCAAGCCACTTCATGAAATTAGTCGGCTGGTAAACACATAAATCGAGGACAATGAAAGCCCCTCTGATGTCTGGTATGCACCGATTGTTTGTCGACAGTGAGAGAGCATCAGTGCTTCTATgggagagccacagtgtctggTTCTTGGGAGTTATTGTTGGAGAGCTGTCGGTCGCCATTGAGGGCAGACTGACTGAAGGCGGATGTGGAAAGTGAACATGCTGCGGAAGTCTCTGGGTTTTAAAATGGAGACCCCGACTGCGGTCACATCTTCTCCATTTCTCTGCCAGGATTAAGGGCATGTTTGAGTAGGGATGGGCAACCACTCCCTGCAAACCGTGGGGTCTGCTGTTCTagcttatatattttctgattgGGTCAACCAGTTATTTGTACAGGGAgccaccttcccccccccaagtcTGGCAAACGTAAATTGGGTACAACGCCTGCAGGATTGTTGCtgacatataaatacacatccGCCTTGCATGAACATTAAAACCCCCAGGATTCTTAGAAAGAGCCAGATGAATTTCGGCTATAACACTAGGCGAAGTCTGAAGGCGAGACTACAAATGAAGGATCTGGCATTTCACACTGCTTGCCAACTGTAAGAATGGCCCCAACGCCGTGACTGAGGGGT
Coding sequences within it:
- the toe1 gene encoding target of EGR1 protein 1; protein product: MTTSMIVPVIDVQGNNFKELWPAMLLAIKTSSFIAVDTELSGLGSRKALLAESIEDRYKAICHAARTRSVLSLGIACYKKLENKADDTYLVQVYNLTLLCVEEYIIEPQSVQFLVQHGFDFNKQYAQGIPYYKGNDKGGDVHGQNVRTLFVELLRARRPLVVHNGLIDMVFLYQCFYAHLPERLGTFTADLSEMFPAGVFDTKYAAEYELRFAASYLEYAYKKCKLDNCKLVNAGGSSPNLFLEFCSYSGHLCSYVDYRPCSQESSQDGPQDVCLRFSAYGWCPSGSSCPMSHNTDLIIQQDEKTKENKRRKRKKRKHKANQEAGGGEGGCLSPNKKPCLEEGSSEHKEGELAMETLPAKEGELATGTSPPTEPEPMNDQPQVEEEPQTDAHVLTDEGNGGNGVCEPQPPPAEGAPESQPPGGKTAAQAKKAEGGTHRAGFDAFMTGYIFSFACTLKRSPDEPSSESLLPECLNKLYLSGKSVPLHIAKSTFSKSSKAHTHKMEVVWGKS